A window of Equus quagga isolate Etosha38 unplaced genomic scaffold, UCLA_HA_Equagga_1.0 209735_RagTag, whole genome shotgun sequence genomic DNA:
CATGGCCATTAAAACACAGATGGAACAAAACCAAATGCAGATGCTGCAGGCAGACCCAGCCTTGGGGACAAACTGAATCAGGATGTCGTGTGACGTGTTTCAtcatgtggaaattaataaagaaaccttaactaaactgggtggggagggcctgcagggggagctctcatACCCCATTACACACATCAATTGCACAGAACAGGAAGAGACACACActtgcatcttggacaggaagtaaaactactttactacagaaggaagatttctctgccCACctagcaacagcccagccaatcagaaacccagcagcccagccaatcagaaacactgcagcccagccaatcagaaatgccacaacctagccaatcagaaacactgcagcccagccaatgagaagctgttgctgcCCTGGTCTGATCCTCTCCCCAGCAGACTTTCCTTTAGAGCAGCCCCGCCCTCTgccccttttctctataaaagcagctccttcCTGTGTTCTCAGATTTGCTTATGGCTCACGGTAGTTTGTGTatctgaattgcaattcttttggctgttcCCAAATGAATTCATTTTGAGGCTCTGCAAGTCAACGGTCAGGACCTCTGAAAGATTTAAGGTGTGCCAAGTAGATTTTCGGGCTGTCCCAGAGGGTTCTAGGCTGCTTGAGACACAGTCCCTCAGTGGGCTGGTGACCCCAAAACTCTCATAATCAAATCTGGAGAAAGAGGCAGTTTCCTAAGGAACTGTGGATGTGGCTTTTAGCACCTGGAGTAAATCAGAACCAGGTACATAGAAAACCCACAAAGCACTTGAAAGAGCTGTGTTGGCAAAAGCGGTGACTGGGTGGTGCAAAGAGGAGAAAGGCTCTGATTTCCACAAGGGATCAGGTGCAGGTCCCAGCACCTCCTTCAGTGATGGCCAGAGCGAGTGAGGGGCACGTGGAAAAGGAAGGGGGTCTCAGAGGACAGAGCCAAGAGGTCAATGGACCAGGACCCCAACATAAACTTCTGGGaacaccccacccccagagtaACGAGACCCGACAGTGTTGTCCCAGCGGGACTGCAGAACTGCCATGGGCCGCGGCTGCTGTGTCCCCCGTTCTTCTTTCTCATGCAGGGCGTGTCGAAGTCATTTGCCCTCTGTCCCACCGTGGCGGGTGAGCATGTGGGAGTCCGATGACTTCTCATTTAGTTCAAAGGCGTGCGATCTAGAGGCGCCGCTGAAGGATGTAGACCCCAAGACCCCAGATTCAAGCCCGCTGCCCTGATCTGAGGAGGCTTGGGGGAGCTGAGACGGAAGGTGGGGTGAAGACACGACCCGCAGAGGTGGCTTGAAGGATTGTGGCCGAGAGTGAGAGCTGGTGCAGACTGTGCGTGGGGGCTGGCCCGTCACCCCTTCCTGCAGCGCGCCCTTAGCCGAGGGCTTCCCACTGGAGAAGCGAAGTGCATCTCCCGGCCTCCTGCCTTTGGGTTTGGCACTGTGACTTGACTCAGAGACGAGGCGAAAATGACAGTGCGCCTGTTCTGAGTCTTTAAAGGACTCGAGTTTCTTCCTGACCTGCTGTGCCTTCGTCTTTGCTGTGAGATGAACATGTCTTGGTTAGCCCACCGGGTAAAGGATGAGGGACGTGTGGAGCAGAGCCACCTCTGATGAGCCAGCCCCAACCAATCCACCTCCTGGTTGCACCTCCAACCCAAACTGCAAGAGCAAACCCAGCGGAGATCAGCAGAGCTGCCCAACAGAGACCCACCAACATCAGCCGGTCCCAAGCTGACACCCAGATGGGAGAGCTAAGTGACCTTGTGTTGCTTTATGGCTCAGAGGCTTTGGGGTTGTCTGTTACACGGTAGTGGCTGACTGATTCCATCCTGTTATTTTCTCCTTAGATGATCTCATCCGTGCTGTGACGTCCATTACCAAATACAGATCAGGGACTCCAGAGTGTCTCTCTGCCACCTAGATCCCCGCTCTGAACTCCAGCTCCTACAAGACACTCCAACAGGGGGCCCTGGAGCTCCTCCaacctcagccccagccctgctcttctGGGGTTCCCTCTCCTGGGACTGAACCACCTCTCTCGCCTGCCTTTCCCACCATGATGTCGCCCTTCCGAATGGCCCCTGAGTCCACGTGCTTCCCTCCGTCTCCAGCATGGCCCCCAAGTCCACGCACCTCCCTCCGTCTACAGCACTCTGGGGTTCAAAGGTAGTTTCCTCTTCCGGGGATgtcctgctcccccagccccaccataACTTACTTACCTCCCCCCGCTCTCCCTTTCTTAGCTCAAATGCCGCTTCCTCCAAGAAGCTCTCCCtgacccctcctccctcacctggaGAGAGTCAGCCCTGCCCTTGTTGCCTCCAGATCTGTTTCTCTGAGTCTGTCCTCGTGTGCCTGGGTGTCTGCACGGCGTCCGCCTCTCCTGATAAGGCATCGGTTCTGCGGGGACTGTGCAGATTTGCTCCCTGCTCTCCCCCAGCAgccagcaccatgcctggcacgtGATAGGTGCTTGGAAATGTTTGGTCAAGAAGTGAACGGCTTCCTGAGGAAGTGTAGGATGTCAAGGACACAGAGAACAGTGGCATAGACTCTACAGAGAAGGCACACGGCAAGGATGACACTGGACCAGATCGCGGTCTATTTCACAGCAGATGGGGGACAGCAGCATCTTTCTGCCATGTGGTCtggaggacacaggaagaagggGTCTGGCTTGGCATCTCCTTGCCCAATCAGCATGTGCCCTCCTGCCTACATTGCTCGATGATCATAAAATATCCCTCTGGGCTAGAGCCGTGGCCCTGGGTTCCACACCTTCAATGCTTTGGGGTCACCAAATGCTTCTCAACAAGCAGCTGGATGTGAGACCTGCAACCTGGAACAACACTCCAGGGGTCTAGGGGACCGCAAGTCAAGCCCCGAAGGAAAGAGCAGGCGGGCGGCTCCCTCTCACGGCAGGATGGTGTGCGCACAGGAggctgtgggagaggagagaggcgaTGAGAGGGCAGGGGCCGCTCTCAGGGAGCCCACCTCTGCCCGTGACATGTGCTGGCTCGCCCTCGTTTCATAAATGCTAGTCTTGGGCACCGCAGAGGGCAGAGCCACACAGCCCCTGGTCCTCTAGCCGCAGCCTCAGAGACCCGATCAGACAGAGCATCTGTGCCCCGGGCACCGCCTCTCGCTCCCTGTGCAGGGCCTGCCGGGGTGACAAGCTGATGCTGGTAGAGGACCAGGAGGCGGGCATGGGGACGCACATGCAGGCGTGCCTTCACAGTTGGCttcagatctttaaaaatgtgGCACTGTCGTCctctcatctctccttccccatgTGAGTCAGCTCTCTAGTGGGATGGGCAGGTGGGGCCAGGACGCTGTTGTCCTGGACCCAGAGCCTTGCAACTGTATTTACCGTCTTTCGGGAGAATGGTTGCACTCTTTGAGAGCTCCAACATCTCACACGTGTCTACGAATTTTTTCATACTTGGGAAGCTGGATGTGGTCTGTCTGCCTGCGGTTGGAAAGCAGAGTCACGTCAGAGTTTCCAGGTCCGGCCATTTGGGGCTGCACCGGACCCCCACAGCCCGCAGCCTCAGGGGGCATTTCCCACTTTCTCCAACTGGGCTGCTCATCCCACCCACTGGGGTGCCTGGAAGTGGGGTCATGCCCCTCCCCGACCCCGGTCACTTCCACaccacccagcccacccccaggCAAAACATCCTCGGGGCTCCACATCCAGCCTTTGCTGTCAccactgcctctcctcccctcctcccactgtcAGCCTGTGGGGGGCGGCTACTTTTGCTTTCTGACTGCCCCCTTTGCAGTGGCCACTGGCCTCCCCCACTCACCGTGCTGTGGTCACCTCTGAGACCTGCCTGGGTGGTCCCGATGTCCAGGGCCCCATGCTCTACCCACCCACCCCAACCCAGCCCCACGTCACCCCTGCTGCAGCCTGCACCTCCTGGGCTGTGACTGACCCCTGTGGACTGCATGTTGAAGCCCTGTGTGATGGGGTCAGGAGGGGGGgccttgggaggtaattagggtcaGATGGGGTCGTGAGTGTGGGGTCCTCGTGATGAGACTGGTGCCCCTGGGGGAAGAAGGAGACCAGAACTCTCTCCCCGGGCACACGAGCACAGCGAGAAGGCGGCCGTCTGCAAAGCAGGCAGAGGGTCCCCGCCAGGCCCGCAGCGTGCTGGACCCTGAGCTGCAAGGACCACGTGTCCGCGTGGAAGCACCCAGTCTGTGCTGGTCTGTGACGGTGCCAAGCTGCCTGGGCAGAGGTCTCCCTTTTGCCAATGTCCTCACCTCTGAGCTCCACCCTCCTCGGTCCCCCTCTGTCCCCCTCGGCGCCCCTCCCTGCCCGCACCCTCCGCACTCGCTGCCCaggaggcccaggctgggggctgggggcggccGGACTCACTGAAGAGCAGTAGGGTCTTGGAGGAGCGGCCGGCCCGGCCCAGGCGCAGGTGCACGAGGCCGGAGCTGTAGTCGGTGCACAGCACGCGGAAGCCCTCCACGCCCTTCACTGCAGGGGCACAGGGCACAGAGCCGCCACTCACACCTGGACCGCCCGCCCAAGTGCCCAATGCCCAGTGGGGGTCTGGAAGGGGTCGCAGAGCCACCCTGATCCCTCTCTCCAGGCCCAGCCTGGGCGCACGCGCGCCGTGTGGCTCTGGGAAGGCAAGACCTGGGGACCACAGCCAGCCTGGCCACCTTGTGCTTCGGTGTCTGTCCCGCCCACCCACGTTCTCGGGGGCAgaagggcagctgggggcagTACGGTCAGGGGCATCGCGTCCAGTATCTCGGTGGCCTTAGCCAGGACTCTCCCACCCCAGGTCTTCCTTCGGGCCCGGCCATCAGACGTACGGGTGTTCCTGAACACGGCCTTCTTCCTGTCTTTCCGCAGAAGTAACGTGTGGGACTGGCACCCCTGCGACCTGCAGGGCAGGGGTGCTGAGAGCTCGCAGCCAGCGAGCCCCTTCTTGGCTCAGTTGTTCTGGAATTTTCCAGTATAGACTGGGGGAAGTGGGGTCCCACGGCGTATGGGAAACGCTCCAAACACCCCTGCCTGCCCAGTGCCAGTGGCTGCAGAGGCCTCTCCCATGCAGCCCTCTGGACTTTAGGGGCAGGAAGTGATGGGGGTCTGGCTGTGGGGATCCCTGTGGGATTTCCAGACCGACCCACGGGTCTGGCTGCCCCTcacctggggaaggggagatgcAGCCAGGGGTCTGCGAAGGGCGTGCCAGGACCCCGCCCTCGCGCACTCACCGGTTGAAGGCGAGGACCACCTTCAGCTGACCCGTTTTGTGAACCCTCACCATGCACGCCCCCAGCTTCCTCTTGTCTCTGCTCGGCAAGAATCCTGGGGCATTAGAGGCGATGGCAAGAATGTACCAGAACCCTGCAAactgcagagagggagggggaagcacAGAGGTTAGTTCCCAGCCAGGACCCCAGAACTCACGGGACGAGTGACACTTGCCTGAGGCCCAGCCCGCCTCCAGAGTCCACGGCTACCCACCCCAGGCCGTGGAGGGCAGGTGCCCAGCTGGTCCGGCCCGaggcagcacagggctgggccgTGGGCATCGCGTGGGAGCTGGCTTCTCGCGTGGTCCTCCTGGGGGCCCGCCCTTCCAGCTCGCCCCTGCACCCTGCCCACTGACTGTTCCTGCCGCAAACCCACGCTCCCACAGTCTTCTCAGCCTGCGCCCACAGCCGACCCCACCGGAACCTTCCACCCAGCCAGTGGTCTCGTTATTCCAGAACATGCTCTGCTCGTTccacctcccctctgcccacctggTATCTCCAGGCGACCTCAGGCCACACCTGTCTTGGGCCCTCCACTCTGCCCACTCGTTGGGGCTCTTGGGCCATGGAGCCCATGAACCTCCTATTAGCCTCAGGGTGCTGCCCGCTCTGTCCGGATGGCCCTTTGAAGATTTCTTCTGGGTGCCCGGGCGCCTGGCCCCGGGGACTGGGATCCCGTGACTTACCTTGTTCCAGTTGAGGTTGTGGACCTCCCTGGGGATCTGCTCCTGCGGCTGGGACCCCACAGCCAGCACCAGTGCCAGGGCCAGCGTGGGCAGCAACCGCCCCGGCCccatcctcaccctcctccctcagctgCCCTGATGCTGCCTTTAAATctccctgcccacctggcccAGCCGTGGCATCGGGCCAACCCGGAGTCTCGGGCCAGCCTGGGGTGGGCCgacggggagggagggggctttgggccctcccctccccagacacAGAGGGCCGGCCCGGGCACTCAGCCCTCGGGGCAGCACAGCCGCCAGTGGGCACTGCCTGTCTGGGAGGCCCCTGAAGACAGAgcctctgtgcccattaaacgctcaccccttcccctcccccagtccctggcaccATCATGCTCCCGAGGTCACTCCCTTGGGCTTGGGGTCACCAAATGTCTCTTGGAGCTGTCACACCCCTGGGCCTCCTGttctaacccccccccccccccaggagaGAGGCACATAGCGCAAGttgacaagagaaaaaaacagaagtgtAAAAACAGCAAAGATGAAAGTCAACGACCATGCAGGCAGAGGACGTGATTGTATATGTAGAAAGCCtgagaaaatagactaaaaaccAACTGTGAACAATAGAAATCCAATCAGTTATAAGGATATCAACAAATTATGAAGAGAAACATTATCTTTCATACATATGAGACCAACAAACAGTTACAAGTTATAATGAAAGTCAAGGCCTTGTTTGAAATGGCAAGAAAGATCGAGAGAAAGAAACCAGCTCCGGAGAGACCAGTGGAGACACACACACGGGAGCAGGAAGAAACGACAGCGAGGACGGAAATGGAAGGGAAGcaaagtcagagggagagaggagggaagaagggggtTTGGAGACATCCCGGGGCTTCCTCTCCAAGCTGGGAATCGGCTCTCGGGTGGGTGGCAGCTGGGCCCTCAACAGGTaaggcctggagcccagagcagggcGGGAGTcaggcaggagccaggcaggaggggTCCACTGCAGCTTCTTGGAGGGAGAAGGGCTCCCAGGGGCCCCCAGGCCCT
This region includes:
- the LOC124233687 gene encoding epididymal-specific lipocalin-10-like, with amino-acid sequence MGPGRLLPTLALALVLAVGSQPQEQIPREVHNLNWNKFAGFWYILAIASNAPGFLPSRDKRKLGACMVRVHKTGQLKVVLAFNRSQGCQSHTLLLRKDRKKAVFRNTLKGVEGFRVLCTDYSSGLVHLRLGRAGRSSKTLLLFSRQTTSSFPSMKKFVDTCEMLELSKSATILPKDASCAHTILP